In one window of Chryseobacterium viscerum DNA:
- a CDS encoding alpha/beta fold hydrolase, producing the protein MPIITVNNRQVHIQELNKGAEQTVVLIHGMFSNLSIYYFNIAPVLAKHFHVVMYDLKSHGMSERFLDGYDLDNMSSDLIGLIDHLQLEKVHLVGYSFGGLIALKTALEYPDRVNQLVVMEAPDPQDEKARNIIDEYSKEFLEHYVANFTDTTKVQMGKRQMEKNHRMYEFLFNQTSIKADMIREKHFLGETDFNKLTASTLLLYGADSNCRPTGEWLQSQISQSELELIPGDHNIPIQEPQRIAETIAQFLSKILTQNHG; encoded by the coding sequence ATGCCAATAATCACTGTCAATAACAGACAAGTTCATATACAGGAACTCAACAAAGGAGCCGAACAAACCGTGGTACTCATCCACGGTATGTTCAGTAACCTGTCCATTTATTATTTTAATATTGCCCCTGTGTTGGCAAAGCATTTCCATGTGGTGATGTACGATCTGAAAAGCCACGGTATGAGTGAACGCTTTCTGGATGGGTACGATCTTGACAACATGTCATCCGATTTAATAGGTTTAATAGATCACCTTCAACTGGAAAAAGTACACCTTGTAGGCTATAGCTTCGGAGGTCTTATTGCGTTGAAAACAGCATTAGAATATCCTGACCGCGTGAATCAGCTCGTGGTGATGGAAGCTCCGGATCCTCAGGACGAAAAAGCCCGTAACATCATTGATGAATATAGCAAAGAGTTTCTTGAGCATTATGTAGCCAATTTTACAGATACCACCAAAGTGCAGATGGGCAAAAGACAAATGGAAAAGAACCATCGTATGTATGAATTTCTGTTTAACCAGACCAGCATCAAAGCAGATATGATCAGGGAAAAACATTTCCTGGGTGAGACTGATTTTAATAAACTGACGGCTTCTACTCTATTGCTTTATGGCGCTGATTCCAACTGCAGACCTACTGGTGAGTGGCTGCAATCTCAAATCAGCCAGTCTGAACTTGAATTAATTCCGGGTGATCACAATATTCCTATTCAGGAACCTCAGCGCATTGCTGAAACGATTGCTCAATTTTTATCTAAAATTTTAACACAAAACCATGGCTAA
- a CDS encoding acyl carrier protein yields MDTVNATLKMNHEELFTLLKGFITEVIGAEFVEEMDITPESSFTKDLEMDSIEIVSFSEKIKAHFGDQIDFTGWLSSMDLDQLINLDLSMIINYIYECQ; encoded by the coding sequence ATGGACACTGTAAACGCAACATTAAAAATGAACCACGAAGAACTTTTTACTTTATTAAAAGGTTTTATTACTGAAGTGATAGGTGCTGAATTTGTAGAAGAGATGGATATTACTCCTGAAAGTTCATTCACCAAAGATCTTGAAATGGACAGCATCGAGATTGTCTCTTTCTCTGAAAAGATCAAAGCGCATTTTGGAGATCAGATCGACTTTACAGGTTGGTTATCTTCTATGGATCTTGACCAGCTGATCAATCTTGACCTTAGTATGATCATCAATTATATCTACGAATGCCAATAA